Proteins encoded in a region of the Dendropsophus ebraccatus isolate aDenEbr1 chromosome 11, aDenEbr1.pat, whole genome shotgun sequence genome:
- the LOC138767427 gene encoding uncharacterized protein — MKIETFDDLLLQMRNRLTYKDTTWRKSIPPDQRLLVTLRYLATGESFSSLHYQFRMGKSTISKIIHHTCKELWNILQPIHLPHPDPAIWKDIAEGFFNATQFPNCVGALDGKHIRIQKPANSGSMYYNYKKFFSIILMALADHTCKFIAVDIGAYGGTNDARVFNESNLGKLLYSGQLGLPPPQPLPATTEPSLPFVIVADDAFRMGENILKPYSSRQLDSSKRTFNYRLTRARRVIECAFGILAGKWRILNKAIQLTPEGVTDVVKACVVLHNFIISKESMSGSEETDCNLLGLQTVHVRSAMGAITIREKFRDYFVSEEGRIPWQNNYI, encoded by the exons ATGAAGATAGAGACATTTGATGACCTGCTGCTGCAAATGAGGAACCGTCTCACCTACAAGGACACCACATGGAGGAAAAGTATTCCACCTGATCAGAGGCTTCTTGTCACCCTAAG ATATCTTGCTACTGGGGAATCATTTTCTTCTCTGCACTACCAGTTCAGAATGGGAAAATCAACCATTTCAAAAATCATACATCACACCTGCAAAGAACTGTGGAACATCCTACAGCCTATTCATTTACCACACCCTGATCCAGCAATATGGAAAGACATAGCTGAAGGTTTTTTCAATGCCACTCAATTTCCAAATTGTGTTGGAGCATTAGATGGAAAACATATTAGGATTCAAAAACCAGCAAACTCTGGATCCATGTACTACAATTACAAGAAATTTTTCTCAATTATTCTGATGGCTCTGGCAGACCACACCTGCAAATTTATCGCAGTTGACATAGGAGCTTACGGCGGGACTAATGATGCAAGAGTCTTTAATGAATCCAATTTGGGAAAACTTCTATACAGTGGAcaacttggtctcccacctccacaACCACTACCAGCAACTACTGAACCATCCTTGCCATTTGTAATAGTCGCAGATGATGCATTCAGGATGGGAGAGAACATTTTGAAGCCCTATTCCTCCAGACAGTTAGATTCATCTAAGAGGACATTCAACTATAGACTCACCAGAGCACGAAGAGTGATCGAATGTGCCTTTGGTATACTTGCTGGAAAATGGCGCATATTAAACAAAGCAATACAACTAACTCCAGAGGGGGTAACTGACGTTGTAAAAGCATGTGTTGTTCTACACAATTTTATTATAAGCAAAGAATCTATGTCTGGATCTGAAGAAACTGATTGTAATTTACTTGGTCTGCAAACTGTGCATGTACGCTCTGCTATGGGAGCTATTACCATCAGGGAGAAATTCAGAGACTACTTTGTTTCTGAAGAGGGCAGAATACCATGGCAAAATAACTATATTTAA